A part of Onthophagus taurus isolate NC chromosome 7, IU_Otau_3.0, whole genome shotgun sequence genomic DNA contains:
- the LOC111422865 gene encoding alpha-2-macroglobulin-like protein 1 isoform X3, whose protein sequence is MRSLLLCKLLMLVGLVLCENETENSNTKEKFEYIFTYPQSMISEGKVTGCLTLNNAKLPAKLDVTFTKNKCNGNECKNSFDVTKDYQCFELDVPKVSESERYIQNRDALKIQLTIDGETYEKTGKEDITIFSTSSILLVETDRGRYKPEDLIKIRILALDFDMTPSIDKIISKATLLNPQRNKVKVWENITTSNGLAQLEYQLQDSAPMGYWSLNINDTAHLGFQVEAYVLPRFQTTLEHPNNFYIDDKTIDIKICAKYSYGRPVKGVGVIKAKGASYYFYRNNVEATAVSKSEELKNGCVTLHVPVKDLEINRSRHFSLDVSGSVTEQGTEETQNANGYIYMNTEPYRVYFDYSNTALKPGLPYQGTLNVKDRKVDLNGKVLKICYKHRDTWDSNATITDCQDIVMDNSENVYFTIPPLKKFSKGQVYVEATLPKFNTNEDDEDFRRYQSSPTMYLTPSYSNSNNSIQIVDEHLPRHCGEDVTFKVFYTLNHIKQDEKITFNYMFISRYDVVKTGHVDVQAKGETFNPKNFKNIFKGEHEFIQSDDVPIGEFEIKVKLDGKIYTQAKLLVYYVTNGEVIVDEVNVDIQKCLPNMVDIKWNKETLEPAEKASLKISTGKDSLCALTGIDKASTFQSPPDEFTVDKILGPTEYGRYPYYYYEGRQCVMSKKDLEEEKKSKEEVVNDSSNGTTTVPMPYELRETVWRPITGTDASNIFQNVHVGVISNQQLTTKPCEKHTFLHHPIAAGPAFNRSPESDGIMLMSSSTPSLNREPVLTTTSVVDHEVVNKESAGEGGSATNSPARTYFPETFLWDLVPANEGQTVIERTAPDSITNWVTKALCVSKSKGVGLSSTVELNVFKPFFADVLMPYSIKRNTEIMHLPVAVFNYMNHSVPVRLTLGDNDEMELVDGADKKTTSMCVEAGDSSTHIYKIKGLKIGVLNVSVTAEMDPHATENCGNEKIIVKRDLIYKTVKVEAEGYPSDIVRSALLCANDSLGTDHVTWTIDLPEGVVNDTIDGSITISSDILGPVIENLDNWLRVPSGCGEQTMAGLVPNLYILRYLKANDALTKEIEAKALKNMETGYQRILGYSHEDGSFSAFGKSDQNGSMFLTAFVVRTLRLMKEYIHIDDEVIDKAVKWMLGHQNPNGCFEFVSHVFHPMGADNDKDNQTSALTSYVAVSLKETNIEVPDEVYSKIKECISKADKSDNYTMAISSYALSLMNLPELANANIKTLLDAADVEDGKIFWQKKHTGWWFSGAQDVEVAGYGLLALLQSATPENIGHAGSVVRYLQTQVNPQGGYYSTQDSVVALDGMSRFANLVNKKQPNLDIDVSTKQNGKKNVEIRKRIRDSKVEIPLVEFPEVIEVKVKGDGCVLGQAAVKFNINEKPKVEALKLNVTAKSATKKEQCTLLEIKPCVSYNAKGHSNMALLEVSMPSGYVPDQASLLALRGSVQEVKKFELIDDKVVFYFDKLTSNEICVPFVIEETVVVENRVDSIVKLFDYYTPEISVSQSYKVPVCEGDNAIDR, encoded by the exons ATGAGGTCGTTACTACTGTGTAAATTGTTAATGTTAGTGGGGTTAGTGCTGTGTGAGAATGAAACTGAAAATTCGAA taCCAAAGAGaaatttgaatatatttttacttatcCACAATCGATGATATCGGAAGGAAAAGTAACCGGTTGTTTAACACTAAACAATGCTAAATTACCGGCAAAATTAGATGTTACATTtacgaaaaataaatgtaacgGAAATGAGTGCAAAAATAGTTTCGATGTTACAAAAG ATTATCAATGTTTTGAATTGGACGTTCCAAAAGTATCCGAATCTGAAAGATATATCCAAAATCGAgatgctttaaaaattcaattaacaaTTGATGGCGAAACATACGAAAAAACCGGAAAAGAAGATATCACAATTTTTTCTACATCAAGCATTCTTTTAGTGGAAACGGATCGAGGACGATACAAACCTGaagatttaatcaaaattagaattttagCGTTGGACTTTGATATGACACCATCaattgataaaatt atTTCTAAAGCAACTTTACTCAATCCTCaaagaaataaagttaaagTGTGGGAAAATATAACTACTTCTAATGGTTTAGCTCAATTGGAGTATCAATTACAAGACAGCGCTCCAAtg gGTTATTGGtcgttaaatattaatgacacCGCTCACCTTGGTTTCCAAGTGGAGGCTTATGTTTTACCACGCTTTCAAACTACGTTGGAGCATCCAAACAATTTCTACATCGATGATAAAACCATCGATATTAAAATCTGCGCGAAATATTCTTATGGACGTCCTGTTAAAGGAGTTGGTGTAATTAAAGCTAAAGGAgctagttattatttttataggaATAATGTTGAAGCAACTGCTGTTAGTAAATCAGAAGAG CTGAAAAATGGATGTGTAACACTTCATGTACCTGTGAAAGATTTGGAAATAAACAGATCGAGGCATTTCAGTTTGGATGTGTCCGGAAGTGTAACGGAACAAGGAACGGAAGAAACACAAAATGCAAATGGTTATATTTATATGAACACGGAACCTTATCgcgtttattttgattattcaAACACGGCATTAAAACCTGGATTACCTTATCAGGGTACTTTAAATGTTAAGGATAGAAAGGTGGATTTGAATGGaaaagtattgaaaatatgttaTAAACACAGAGACACCTGGGATTCTAATGCAACAATTACCGATTGTCAAGATATCGTTATGGATAATAgcgaaaatgtttatttcacAATTCctcctttaaaaaaattttcaaaaggaCAAGTTTATGTTGAA gcAACTTTACCCAAGTTTAATACTAATGAGGATGATGAAGATTTTCGACGTTACCAAAGTTCTCCAACAATGTATTTAACCCCTTCTTATTCTAATAGCAACAATAGCATACAAATCGTTGATGAACATTTACCAAGACATTGTGGTGAAGATGTcacttttaaagtattttatacACTCAATCATATTAAACAAGACGAAAAgataacatttaattatatG tTTATATCGCGATACGATGTTGTGAAAACCGGACATGTTGATGTGCAAGCAAAAGGTGAAACATTTAATCcgaagaatttcaaaaatattttcaaaggtGAACACGAATTCATTCAAAGCGATGATGTTCCAATTGGTGAATTTGAAATCAAAGTGAAACTTGATGGTAAAATTTACACTCAAGCGAAATTACTTGTGTATTATGTTACTAATGGTGAAGTTATTGTCGATGAAGTTAATGTTGATATTCAGAAATGTTTACCGAACATG gTTGATATAAAATGGAATAAAGAAACTTTAGAACCTGCCGAAAAagcttcattaaaaatctcaACGGGAAAAGATTCGTTATGCGCTTTGACTGGAATTGATAAAGCTAGTACTTTCCAATCACCACCGGATGAATTTACCGTCGATAAAATTTTGGGTCCAACTGAATACGGAAGATATCCCTATTATTACTATGAAGGAAGGCAATGTGTTATGAGCAAAAAAGATTTGGAGGAGGagaaaaaaagtaaagaagAAGTAGTAAATGATTCTTCAAATGGAACAACAACCGTGCCAATGCCTTATGAACTTCGAGAGACAGTTTGGAGACCAATTACAGGAACGGATGCTAGTAACATTTTCCAAAACGTACACGTTGGCGTTATTTCCAATCAACAATTGACGACAAAACCATGCGAAAAGCATACTTTTCTACACCACCCAATAG CTGCTGGACCAGCTTTTAATAGAAGTCCAGAATCTGATGGAATAATGTTAATGTCAAGTTCAACTCCTAGTTTAAATAGAG AACCAGTTTTAACAACTACTTCTGTAGTGGATCATGAAGTAGTGAACAAAGAAAGTGCAGGAGAAGGGGGCAGCGCCACAAATTCACCAGCAAGAACTTATTTCCCAGAAACATTCCTATGGGATTTAGTACCAGCAAA TGAAGGACAAACCGTCATTGAACGTACAGCACCAGATAGTATAACAAATTGGGTGACGAAAGCTTTATGCGTTTCAAAATCGAAAGGAGTCGGCTTAAGTTCAACTGTTGAATTAAACGTTTTCAAACCATTCTTTGCGGACGTTTTAATGCCATATTCCATTAAAAGAAACACGGAAATTATGCATCTTCCAGTAGccgtttttaattatatgaaTCATAGCGTACCGGTTCGGTTAACACTTGGCGATAATGATGAAATGGAATTAGTCGATGGGGCTGATAAAAAAACAACTAGCATGTGTGTTGAAGCTGGAGACAGTTCAAcccatatttataaaattaaaggattaAAAATTGGCGTTTTAAACGTTAGCGTAACAGCGGAAATGGATCCTCACGCAACGGAAAATTGCGGAAATGAAAAGATTATCGTAAAAAGagatttaatttacaaaacaGTGAAAGTTGAAGCTGAAGGTTATCCAAGTGATATTGTAAGAAGTGCTTTGTTATGTGCTAACGACTCATTAGGAACAGATCACGTAACCTGGACTATTGATTTACCAGAAGGAGTTGTTAATGATACCATCGATGGATCTATAACGATTAGTTCAGATATTTTAGGACcagttattgaaaatttagatAATTGGTTACGTGTCCCATCCGGTTGTGGCGAACAAACAATGGCTGGTTTAGTTCCGAATCTCTACATTTTAAGATACTTGAAAGCCAATGATGCGCTTACCAAAGAAATTGAAGCAAaagctttaaaaaatatggaaactGGTTACCAAAGAATTTTGGGTTATTCGCATGAAGACGGTTCGTTTTCGGCGTTTGGTAAATCTGACCAAAACGGTTCAATGTTCCTCACTGCGTTTGTTGTTAGAACGCTCCGATTAATGAAAGAGTACATTCATATTGATGATGAGGTTATTGATAAGGCTGTTAAATGGATGCTGGGACATCAAAATCCGAATGGttgttttgaatttgtttcGCATGTTTTCCATCCAATg GGTGCTGATAACGACAAAGATAACCAAACGTCCGCTTTAACATCATACGTAGCtgttagtttaaaagaaaccAATATCGAAGTACCAGATGAagtttactcaaaaattaaagaatgtatTTCAAAAGCCGATAAGTCAGATAATTACACAATGGCAATCTCATCTTATGCTTTATCATTGATGAATCTTCCAGAATTAGCTAACGCAaacataaaaactttattagaTGCCGCGGATGTTGAAGATGGCAAAATCTTTTGGCAAAAGAAACATACTGGTTGGTGGTTTTCGGGTGCACAAGATGTTGAAGTAGCCGGATATGGTCTTTTGGCTTTATTACAATCGGCGACACCCGAAAACATTGGTCACGCTGGTTCGGTTGTTAGATATTTACAAACCCAAGTAAATCCTCAAGGTGGATATTATTCAACTCAAGATTCTGTGGTTGCTTTGGACGGAATGTCTCGGTTTGCTAATTTAGTGAATAAGAAACAACCTAACTTAGATATTGACGTGTCCACGAAACAAAATGGaaagaagaatgttgaaattagaaaaagaattaGGGATAGTAAAGTGGAAATTCCTTTGGTAGAATTTCCCGAAGTAATTGAAGTTAAAGTTAAAGGAGATGGTTGTGTTCTTGGACAA gctgcagttaaatttaatataaatgaaaaaccaaaagttgaagctttaaaacttaatgttacTGCAAAATCAGCCACCAAAAAAGAACAGTGCACTTTACTCGAAATAAAACCTTGCGTATCTTATAATGCCAAAGGACATTCAAATATGGCACTTTTAGAAGTTTCTATGCCTTCTGGATACGTCCCCGATCAAGCATCTTTATTGGCATTAAGAGGAAGTGTTCAAG aagTGAAGAAATTCGAATTGATAGATGACAAAGTTGTTTTTTACTTTGACAAATTAACTTCGAACGAAATTTGTGTACCTTTTGTGATAGAAGAAACTGTCGTTGTCGAAAATAGAGTTGACTCTAttgtaaaattgtttgattattACACACCGGAAATCAGTGTGTCCCAAAGTTACAAAGTACCCGTTTGTGAAGGAGATAATGCGATTGATCGTTAA
- the LOC111422865 gene encoding alpha-2-macroglobulin-like protein 1 isoform X4 gives MRSLLLCKLLMLVGLVLCENETENSNTKEKFEYIFTYPQSMISEGKVTGCLTLNNAKLPAKLDVTFTKNKCNGNECKNSFDVTKDYQCFELDVPKVSESERYIQNRDALKIQLTIDGETYEKTGKEDITIFSTSSILLVETDRGRYKPEDLIKIRILALDFDMTPSIDKIISKATLLNPQRNKVKVWENITTSNGLAQLEYQLQDSAPMGYWSLNINDTAHLGFQVEAYVLPRFQTTLEHPNNFYIDDKTIDIKICAKYSYGRPVKGVGVIKAKGASYYFYRNNVEATAVSKSEELKNGCVTLHVPVKDLEINRSRHFSLDVSGSVTEQGTEETQNANGYIYMNTEPYRVYFDYSNTALKPGLPYQGTLNVKDRKVDLNGKVLKICYKHRDTWDSNATITDCQDIVMDNSENVYFTIPPLKKFSKGQVYVEATLPKFNTNEDDEDFRRYQSSPTMYLTPSYSNSNNSIQIVDEHLPRHCGEDVTFKVFYTLNHIKQDEKITFNYMFISRYDVVKTGHVDVQAKGETFNPKNFKNIFKGEHEFIQSDDVPIGEFEIKVKLDGKIYTQAKLLVYYVTNGEVIVDEVNVDIQKCLPNMVDIKWNKETLEPAEKASLKISTGKDSLCALTGIDKASTFQSPPDEFTVDKILGPTEYGRYPYYYYEGRQCVMSKKDLEEEKKSKEEVVNDSSNGTTTVPMPYELRETVWRPITGTDASNIFQNVHVGVISNQQLTTKPCEKHTFLHHPIEYAYEEVASLEPVLTTTSVVDHEVVNKESAGEGGSATNSPARTYFPETFLWDLVPANEGQTVIERTAPDSITNWVTKALCVSKSKGVGLSSTVELNVFKPFFADVLMPYSIKRNTEIMHLPVAVFNYMNHSVPVRLTLGDNDEMELVDGADKKTTSMCVEAGDSSTHIYKIKGLKIGVLNVSVTAEMDPHATENCGNEKIIVKRDLIYKTVKVEAEGYPSDIVRSALLCANDSLGTDHVTWTIDLPEGVVNDTIDGSITISSDILGPVIENLDNWLRVPSGCGEQTMAGLVPNLYILRYLKANDALTKEIEAKALKNMETGYQRILGYSHEDGSFSAFGKSDQNGSMFLTAFVVRTLRLMKEYIHIDDEVIDKAVKWMLGHQNPNGCFEFVSHVFHPMGADNDKDNQTSALTSYVAVSLKETNIEVPDEVYSKIKECISKADKSDNYTMAISSYALSLMNLPELANANIKTLLDAADVEDGKIFWQKKHTGWWFSGAQDVEVAGYGLLALLQSATPENIGHAGSVVRYLQTQVNPQGGYYSTQDSVVALDGMSRFANLVNKKQPNLDIDVSTKQNGKKNVEIRKRIRDSKVEIPLVEFPEVIEVKVKGDGCVLGQAAVKFNINEKPKVEALKLNVTAKSATKKEQCTLLEIKPCVSYNAKGHSNMALLEVSMPSGYVPDQASLLALRGSVQEVKKFELIDDKVVFYFDKLTSNEICVPFVIEETVVVENRVDSIVKLFDYYTPEISVSQSYKVPVCEGDNAIDR, from the exons ATGAGGTCGTTACTACTGTGTAAATTGTTAATGTTAGTGGGGTTAGTGCTGTGTGAGAATGAAACTGAAAATTCGAA taCCAAAGAGaaatttgaatatatttttacttatcCACAATCGATGATATCGGAAGGAAAAGTAACCGGTTGTTTAACACTAAACAATGCTAAATTACCGGCAAAATTAGATGTTACATTtacgaaaaataaatgtaacgGAAATGAGTGCAAAAATAGTTTCGATGTTACAAAAG ATTATCAATGTTTTGAATTGGACGTTCCAAAAGTATCCGAATCTGAAAGATATATCCAAAATCGAgatgctttaaaaattcaattaacaaTTGATGGCGAAACATACGAAAAAACCGGAAAAGAAGATATCACAATTTTTTCTACATCAAGCATTCTTTTAGTGGAAACGGATCGAGGACGATACAAACCTGaagatttaatcaaaattagaattttagCGTTGGACTTTGATATGACACCATCaattgataaaatt atTTCTAAAGCAACTTTACTCAATCCTCaaagaaataaagttaaagTGTGGGAAAATATAACTACTTCTAATGGTTTAGCTCAATTGGAGTATCAATTACAAGACAGCGCTCCAAtg gGTTATTGGtcgttaaatattaatgacacCGCTCACCTTGGTTTCCAAGTGGAGGCTTATGTTTTACCACGCTTTCAAACTACGTTGGAGCATCCAAACAATTTCTACATCGATGATAAAACCATCGATATTAAAATCTGCGCGAAATATTCTTATGGACGTCCTGTTAAAGGAGTTGGTGTAATTAAAGCTAAAGGAgctagttattatttttataggaATAATGTTGAAGCAACTGCTGTTAGTAAATCAGAAGAG CTGAAAAATGGATGTGTAACACTTCATGTACCTGTGAAAGATTTGGAAATAAACAGATCGAGGCATTTCAGTTTGGATGTGTCCGGAAGTGTAACGGAACAAGGAACGGAAGAAACACAAAATGCAAATGGTTATATTTATATGAACACGGAACCTTATCgcgtttattttgattattcaAACACGGCATTAAAACCTGGATTACCTTATCAGGGTACTTTAAATGTTAAGGATAGAAAGGTGGATTTGAATGGaaaagtattgaaaatatgttaTAAACACAGAGACACCTGGGATTCTAATGCAACAATTACCGATTGTCAAGATATCGTTATGGATAATAgcgaaaatgtttatttcacAATTCctcctttaaaaaaattttcaaaaggaCAAGTTTATGTTGAA gcAACTTTACCCAAGTTTAATACTAATGAGGATGATGAAGATTTTCGACGTTACCAAAGTTCTCCAACAATGTATTTAACCCCTTCTTATTCTAATAGCAACAATAGCATACAAATCGTTGATGAACATTTACCAAGACATTGTGGTGAAGATGTcacttttaaagtattttatacACTCAATCATATTAAACAAGACGAAAAgataacatttaattatatG tTTATATCGCGATACGATGTTGTGAAAACCGGACATGTTGATGTGCAAGCAAAAGGTGAAACATTTAATCcgaagaatttcaaaaatattttcaaaggtGAACACGAATTCATTCAAAGCGATGATGTTCCAATTGGTGAATTTGAAATCAAAGTGAAACTTGATGGTAAAATTTACACTCAAGCGAAATTACTTGTGTATTATGTTACTAATGGTGAAGTTATTGTCGATGAAGTTAATGTTGATATTCAGAAATGTTTACCGAACATG gTTGATATAAAATGGAATAAAGAAACTTTAGAACCTGCCGAAAAagcttcattaaaaatctcaACGGGAAAAGATTCGTTATGCGCTTTGACTGGAATTGATAAAGCTAGTACTTTCCAATCACCACCGGATGAATTTACCGTCGATAAAATTTTGGGTCCAACTGAATACGGAAGATATCCCTATTATTACTATGAAGGAAGGCAATGTGTTATGAGCAAAAAAGATTTGGAGGAGGagaaaaaaagtaaagaagAAGTAGTAAATGATTCTTCAAATGGAACAACAACCGTGCCAATGCCTTATGAACTTCGAGAGACAGTTTGGAGACCAATTACAGGAACGGATGCTAGTAACATTTTCCAAAACGTACACGTTGGCGTTATTTCCAATCAACAATTGACGACAAAACCATGCGAAAAGCATACTTTTCTACACCACCCAATAG AATATGCTTATGAAGAAGTCGCTTCCTTAGAACCAGTTTTAACAACTACTTCTGTAGTGGATCATGAAGTAGTGAACAAAGAAAGTGCAGGAGAAGGGGGCAGCGCCACAAATTCACCAGCAAGAACTTATTTCCCAGAAACATTCCTATGGGATTTAGTACCAGCAAA TGAAGGACAAACCGTCATTGAACGTACAGCACCAGATAGTATAACAAATTGGGTGACGAAAGCTTTATGCGTTTCAAAATCGAAAGGAGTCGGCTTAAGTTCAACTGTTGAATTAAACGTTTTCAAACCATTCTTTGCGGACGTTTTAATGCCATATTCCATTAAAAGAAACACGGAAATTATGCATCTTCCAGTAGccgtttttaattatatgaaTCATAGCGTACCGGTTCGGTTAACACTTGGCGATAATGATGAAATGGAATTAGTCGATGGGGCTGATAAAAAAACAACTAGCATGTGTGTTGAAGCTGGAGACAGTTCAAcccatatttataaaattaaaggattaAAAATTGGCGTTTTAAACGTTAGCGTAACAGCGGAAATGGATCCTCACGCAACGGAAAATTGCGGAAATGAAAAGATTATCGTAAAAAGagatttaatttacaaaacaGTGAAAGTTGAAGCTGAAGGTTATCCAAGTGATATTGTAAGAAGTGCTTTGTTATGTGCTAACGACTCATTAGGAACAGATCACGTAACCTGGACTATTGATTTACCAGAAGGAGTTGTTAATGATACCATCGATGGATCTATAACGATTAGTTCAGATATTTTAGGACcagttattgaaaatttagatAATTGGTTACGTGTCCCATCCGGTTGTGGCGAACAAACAATGGCTGGTTTAGTTCCGAATCTCTACATTTTAAGATACTTGAAAGCCAATGATGCGCTTACCAAAGAAATTGAAGCAAaagctttaaaaaatatggaaactGGTTACCAAAGAATTTTGGGTTATTCGCATGAAGACGGTTCGTTTTCGGCGTTTGGTAAATCTGACCAAAACGGTTCAATGTTCCTCACTGCGTTTGTTGTTAGAACGCTCCGATTAATGAAAGAGTACATTCATATTGATGATGAGGTTATTGATAAGGCTGTTAAATGGATGCTGGGACATCAAAATCCGAATGGttgttttgaatttgtttcGCATGTTTTCCATCCAATg GGTGCTGATAACGACAAAGATAACCAAACGTCCGCTTTAACATCATACGTAGCtgttagtttaaaagaaaccAATATCGAAGTACCAGATGAagtttactcaaaaattaaagaatgtatTTCAAAAGCCGATAAGTCAGATAATTACACAATGGCAATCTCATCTTATGCTTTATCATTGATGAATCTTCCAGAATTAGCTAACGCAaacataaaaactttattagaTGCCGCGGATGTTGAAGATGGCAAAATCTTTTGGCAAAAGAAACATACTGGTTGGTGGTTTTCGGGTGCACAAGATGTTGAAGTAGCCGGATATGGTCTTTTGGCTTTATTACAATCGGCGACACCCGAAAACATTGGTCACGCTGGTTCGGTTGTTAGATATTTACAAACCCAAGTAAATCCTCAAGGTGGATATTATTCAACTCAAGATTCTGTGGTTGCTTTGGACGGAATGTCTCGGTTTGCTAATTTAGTGAATAAGAAACAACCTAACTTAGATATTGACGTGTCCACGAAACAAAATGGaaagaagaatgttgaaattagaaaaagaattaGGGATAGTAAAGTGGAAATTCCTTTGGTAGAATTTCCCGAAGTAATTGAAGTTAAAGTTAAAGGAGATGGTTGTGTTCTTGGACAA gctgcagttaaatttaatataaatgaaaaaccaaaagttgaagctttaaaacttaatgttacTGCAAAATCAGCCACCAAAAAAGAACAGTGCACTTTACTCGAAATAAAACCTTGCGTATCTTATAATGCCAAAGGACATTCAAATATGGCACTTTTAGAAGTTTCTATGCCTTCTGGATACGTCCCCGATCAAGCATCTTTATTGGCATTAAGAGGAAGTGTTCAAG aagTGAAGAAATTCGAATTGATAGATGACAAAGTTGTTTTTTACTTTGACAAATTAACTTCGAACGAAATTTGTGTACCTTTTGTGATAGAAGAAACTGTCGTTGTCGAAAATAGAGTTGACTCTAttgtaaaattgtttgattattACACACCGGAAATCAGTGTGTCCCAAAGTTACAAAGTACCCGTTTGTGAAGGAGATAATGCGATTGATCGTTAA